In Ignavibacteriota bacterium, the sequence AAGAGAATTACATTCTTTTCCCGCTCGTTCAGAAACTTCTTACGAAAGATGAGTTGAGGGAAGTTGCAAGGAAGATGCTGTAAAGAGTCTTTGAGTACTCAGTATTTTAGTGAAAAAGAAAACCCCGAGTCATTCGGGGTTTTTCATGTTCTAAAGTCTGGAATGTTTACTTTCTGTCCTCTAACTTCGCTTTGACCGTGATGTCTTCGGTTCCGCGCTTTACAACAACATCAACTTCATCGCCGGGTTTATATTCACCTAAGACATACATGTAATCATAAATATTCTTGATGTCTTTCGTCCCGAATTTGATAATGACATCGCCTTCTTTCAATCCTGCTTTCTCTGCGGGACTGTCTTTTCGTGTTCCGCCAATACGCAATCCTGCAATTTCCGAAGCGTAATCAGGAATGATTCCCAAACTTACACGTGCGCCCGGTCTGTCGCCACCCATCGGACTCGATGCAGCTTTTGTAAACGCAGGCTTTTCATTCAGGTTTGCAATTTCTTTTGTGATTTTTGAGATAAGACTAACAATCTTCTGTTCACCTTCATACTGTATTTTTTCCCACGTATCAGCAGGCGTATGGTATTCCCGGTGAGTGCCGGTGAAGAAAAACATCACGGGAAGATTCTTCGAGTAGAATGGTGCGTGGTCGCTTGGTCCGTAACCATCGGGTTTCAAGGTGAGTTTGATTGAAGGGTCATCGTTCGAACTCTTCACGAGGTTTTCAAAGTTCGGTGATGTACCCATTCCCTCAACCACGAGAGTGCTTTCTTTCATTCGTCCAATCATATCCATGTTCAACATGGCGATTGCATTCTCGAGAGAAATTGTTGGATTGTTCACAAAGTATGTTGAGCCGAGCGTTCCAAGTTCTTCGCCTGAGAAGGAGAGGAAGAGAAGACTTCGTTTGAAATCGTTTTTATGGGTGGCACAATATTCAGCAAGTTCCAACAAACCGCTTGTGCCGGATGCATTGTCATCCGCTCCATGATGGATTGCGACTGTGTCAGGTTTCATCGAACCTTCTCCACCCATTCCGAGATGGTCCATGTGCGCTCCAACGATAACGATTTCCTCCTTCAACTTCGGGTCGCCTCCTTCAAGATAGCCGATGATGTTTGATGTCTTCGCATGAACTTTAATGGTTTGCGTGTGCATGGTTGCCATTACGTCAGCGAGTTCAAACGATTGCGGTTGTTTCATCGCATTGATTTGTTCCTGAATTGATTTGAAATCCCTGCCGACAAAATGAAGAACGGAATCAAAAGCCTGCCATTTCATTGTTTGTGCGGCAATTCCTGATGTTCCGAAGCCCCGGTCAAAATTAAATGCTACAAGTTTTCCTTCCGGTTCATCAACCGGTCCGTTGATGAGAATCATTCCGATTGCCCCTTTGTTTCGTGCTGTCATTGCTTTCATCCGAATCGGTGTGTACTTGTTAAAGACAGTATCTTTATTTCCGTTCGGTGAGTAACGCATCATGACTACAATTTTTCCATTGACATCAACACCTGCATAATCATCATATTTGAGCGACTCTG encodes:
- a CDS encoding M28 family peptidase, giving the protein MKHLSLAIIILLFFTLSAFSQDDAGINSSNITVQELQALVKFLTSDELEGRGSGTKGNEIAAKFIESEFKSYGLQPKGTNGYFQEFDFISTVKIGDDNSLSMKVKSLALDFKLNEHFRPLGLTIDTSISASLVFVGYGISAESLKYDDYAGVDVNGKIVVMMRYSPNGNKDTVFNKYTPIRMKAMTARNKGAIGMILINGPVDEPEGKLVAFNFDRGFGTSGIAAQTMKWQAFDSVLHFVGRDFKSIQEQINAMKQPQSFELADVMATMHTQTIKVHAKTSNIIGYLEGGDPKLKEEIVIVGAHMDHLGMGGEGSMKPDTVAIHHGADDNASGTSGLLELAEYCATHKNDFKRSLLFLSFSGEELGTLGSTYFVNNPTISLENAIAMLNMDMIGRMKESTLVVEGMGTSPNFENLVKSSNDDPSIKLTLKPDGYGPSDHAPFYSKNLPVMFFFTGTHREYHTPADTWEKIQYEGEQKIVSLISKITKEIANLNEKPAFTKAASSPMGGDRPGARVSLGIIPDYASEIAGLRIGGTRKDSPAEKAGLKEGDVIIKFGTKDIKNIYDYMYVLGEYKPGDEVDVVVKRGTEDITVKAKLEDRK